The genomic interval TGGACGCCTTCAAGATACTGCTTAGAGAACAGGTCAACGAAGACTTTGAGGCCTTCGTGATCCAGAATCTCGTCGCCGGCACGCGGTCCATCTTCAATCTGCATCGAGTACGAGAATCCGCTGCAGCCGCCGGGAACGACGCGTATACGCAATCCAGCTTCCGGTCCAGCGTTCTCAGCCTCGATGAACTTTCTAACTTCCGTGGTAGCAGTTTCAGTTAGTGATACCATTCGTACTCTCCTCTTTTTACGTTATCCGAATTCTTGCTGTTTAAGGGCTCTCCTGATGAAGCCGAC from Acidobacteriota bacterium carries:
- a CDS encoding iron-sulfur cluster assembly accessory protein translates to MVSLTETATTEVRKFIEAENAGPEAGLRIRVVPGGCSGFSYSMQIEDGPRAGDEILDHEGLKVFVDLFSKQYLEGVQVDYVNSVMGSGFTFSNPNSTGSCGCGSSFSV